The window GTTTTCATCTAGAGTACAATATTTGTCCATAATTGCTAGATCTGTTACTTTGTCATGTTTAGCCAAAACCGCTTTCTTATCTTCATCAGACATTTTACAGTATAGATCTAGATGTGTTTGCATGTCTTGGTCGCTATACATTTGATATTCATCTTTATGTTCAGCAATGTATGCATCTCGTTTATCTTCATCTAGTTCACAATATGCATTCATTCTTGCAACATGATCTGATGACTTATCATGCATTGAAATAAAATCTTTTTTTTCTACGTCAGACATTTCACAGTATTTATCTAGCATGTCATCAATATCATAACTTTCGTTATCTCTTGCCTCTGGAAAATTCTCATCGATGAAGGTATCTATTGCAATTTCTCTTTCATCATCAGAAAGTTCACAGAATTTTGCTAATCTGTCTTTGAACTGTGCTACTCTAGGATGATCTGCAAATAATTGACGTTTTTCTTCATCAGTCATTTTACAGAAATTATCTAGTCGGTCTTCAAGAGGATGTTCATCTGATACAGCAAACGCTGCATTACCGGCAGTTACACCTGTAATCATAATCAGTGAAAAAACAACGCTTAGAAGTCGAATTTTTTTCATTATTAAAAAAATGAAATAGTCCATATAAAGAATAACGGATTAAAAAGTAGAAATGGTTATTAGCAATAACTAAAAAAATTTTTAGAAATATGAAATAAAGGTTATTTCAATTAATCATGAATTCTTTGAAAGTTCATCTCATATTGTATGGTAATTAATACTAGAAAATACAAAAAAATTTGTCATTATACATCAAAGATTGAAATTAATACCATCTAAATTAATAATTAGCGAGATTTCAAAAACATAGTTGAGTTACAAATTCTTAGAACATGCTACAGATGCATTTATCGAGGTAACTGCAAAAGATCTAAAAGAAGCATTTTTGGTTACCGCTAATGCTGTAATTAACATCACACTAGATCAAGATAAAGTAGAAGAAAAAGAGCAAAAAGAAATTGTAGCTCATGGAAAAGATCTGAGATATGTTTTGTTTAGTTGGCTAGAAGAAATTACTTTTGTGTTGATTACTGAAGGGTTTGCAATAAAAAGAATAGAACTGGAAATTCAAAAAAATGAGGGCTACAAAATTATAGGCAAAGCTTATGGTGAACCTCTTGATTTTGTAAAACATAATTTCAAGGTTGAAATCAAAGCCCCCACATTTTATGAGATGAAAATTGAACAGAATAATGGTGTGTTTATGAGGTTTTTACTTGATCTATGAGTTTGGTGAAATTTTATTATCAAATTAATAGAAGAATTTATCCGTGTTTTTTAAAAGTAAATCCATTTCAGATCATATTATGCAGGCAAAACTAGGTGTTTTTACAGCACTTGCTATATTTTCATTAATTACATTAATGGTTTCCCCAATCTATGCAGATGTTACGTCACTTTCTATGAAACAGAGTTTTTACACAATTAATGATTCAATATCATTTATTGGAACTGAAAGTGAAGGAAATACTGTTATCAACATTGTAGTTAGAGATCCTAATGGAAAGGCGACATTACTTGGTGGTTTTTCAGATGCTGAAGGTCAATACGAAACAATTCCTAAAACAGTAAAGAGTGTTTTTTCTATTAATGGAATTTACAATGTTACAGCATTTACAGATCAAATTGAAAATCACAAATCTTTGCTAGTAGAATTTAATGGAGACAGGGTTGATTTAGTTCCTGATTTTGTACTAACAATTAATTCAATTTCCGATAAAACAGTTGAAGCAAAAAAGACAATAGTATTTCAAGCTACATTGACAGAATCAGTTCCAGATGTAATATTCAGTCTTGAAGATGCACCTACAGGTGCATCAATAAACAGTGAAACAGGACAATTCACATGGACTCCAACAGAATCTCAAAGTCCAGGTTCATATATTTTTGATATAGTCGCACAAAAAAATTCATCAGAAGATAAACAAAGTGTAAAAATTACAGTAACTAAACCAGCGCCTGTAATACAACAGGATCCTACTCCAGTAAAAGAACCGGAAGTTATACCAGAGTCAGAAACAGAACCAACTCCTGAACCAATTAAAGAATTAGGAANNNNNNNNNNNNNNNNNNNNNNNNNNNNNNNNNNNNNNNNNNNNNNNNNNNNNNNNNNNNNNNNNNNNNNNNNNNNNNNNNNNNNNNNNNNNNNNNNNNNNNNNNNNNNNNNNNNNNNNNNNNNNNNNNNNNNNNNNNNNNNNNNNNNNNNNNNNNNNNNNNNNNNNNNNNNNNNNNNNNNNNNNNNNNNNNNNNNNNNNNNNNNNNNNNNNNNNNNNNNNNNNNNNNNNNNNNNNNNNNNNNNNNNNNNNNNNNNNNNNNNNNNNNNNNNNNNNNNNNNNNNNNNNNNNNNNNNNNNNNNNNNNNNNNNNNNNNNNNNNNNNNNNNNNNNNNNNNNNNNNNNNNNNNNNNNNNNNNNNNNNNNNNNNNNNNNNNNNNNNNNNNNNNNNNNNNNNNNNNNNNNNNNNNNNNNNNNNNNNNNNNNNNNNNNNNNNNNNNNNNNNNNNNNNNNNNNNNNNNNNNNNNNNNNNNNNNNNNNNNNNNNNNNNNNNNNNNNNNNNNNNNNNNNNNNNNNNNNNNNNNNNNNNNNNNNNNNNNNNNNNNNNNNNNNNNNNNNNNNNNNNNNNNNNNNNNNNNNNNNNNNNNNNNNNNNNNNNNNNNNNNNNNNNNNNNNNNNNNNNNNNNNNNNNNNNNNNNNNNNNNNNNNNNNNNNNNNNNNNNNNNNNNNNNNNNNNNNNNNNNNNNNNNNNNNNNNNNNNNNNNNNATGTTATTTTATGGTATTAAAAAGAAAAAACACGACTAAGTTTTTAATCATAAAGAACATTTACGATAATATGGGCAAACTTAGCAGAAATCTTAGAATTTGTGGGGATTGTGGAATTGTTTACACATCTGTAAGCATGACAAAATACATTGACGAATGTCCAATATGCAAATCAAGAAGATATGAGGCAATGCCAATCAAATCAGAAATAGATTAAAAATAATAAGCATATTTTAAAAAATATTTTTCTAAATACTCGACATAGATTTTTTAATAGAAAGATATTGTTTGTGTGTATTGTCAGATGATCCTGAAATTGCAAAAATAAAGCAAAGAAAATTAGAAGAGATGATCAGACAACAAAACCAACCTCAAATTAAACCAGGAATAGTTGATTTGAATAATTCAAATTTTAATGAGATAATTTCTTCTATAAATCCTACTTTAGTAGATTTTTGGGCAGAGTGGTGTGGACCTTGTAAAATGATGCATCCAGTATTTGAAAGTCTTTCAAGTAAATATCCAAAGATAAAATTTGCACGAGTTAATGTAGATCAAAATCAAAATATTGCAATGAGATTTGCAGTACAATCAATTCCAATGTTTATCATGTTCAAATCAGGACAAATTGTAGATAAAATGATGGGAGCGGTAGGTGCACCTGGAATTCATATGATTTGTAAAAAATATTCAAACTAGTATGCGTAAGCTGCATCTTTAGTTCGTTGAATTTCAACTATTTCATTTAGAATTTGTTGTTCTTCGGAGCTGAGTTTGTACATGAATTTTGCTAAAAGTAGTTTTGCATCGTGAGTTGGTGGGAGTGTGTAAAATACTTCTTCTTCGAAAATATGTCTACCAATAGTGATACCTTGAACAGAACATGCAACTTCTTGTCCTGCTTTGGCAGAAACTACAGTTTTTTTATCTAGTTGGAGTTGATGAATAATGCCAATTTTTTTCCCTTCTTTATTCATAAAAGGTACTTTTTGTTTTAAGGTTCCAACATCAATTTTAATTCCAAATACGGCAGGATCAGTATTTCTAAAAACATAGCCTTTAAGAAATGTAAATTTAGACACAGGAATAAGTTCTGCAAAAATTGCATCTGCTTCATTTGCAGTATCTTCACTTACCCAAGCATTGTAATTATCAATTAGACTGTAAATTATTTTATCTTCAAAAATTTTGATATGGCCATCATCTGCTTCTTCTTTTGCATCTGGAAGTACTTTTACATTAAATGCCAAAATCACTCCAAGATGTCTATCATTTTCTTTAATCGCTCTAGTTTCCATGACATCACGACGATTTACTGGTCCAATGTCTGCTTTGGCTATTGGAACTTGAGAACGTCGAAGCATTTCAACAATTGCTTCAAGAGAACCAATGGTATCACATTTTAAAACAACGCCGTTTGTTTCTGTATCAATAAATACAGATTTCATTTCAGATTCAATTAATTTAGTATATCTTGCAATATCGGATTGATTTGATGCGACATAAAGTGTACTACCAGGCAATACACCTTCAAGATCAGGTGATGCTATTTTGAGCCCTGCAGCTGCATCAACACTTTGTACAGGTTTGAATTTATCTCGAGGATCTCTCATTTCATCAAGGGGTTTAGGTAAAAGAATTGCTTTTGGTTTTGTAATAATAACCGAATCTCTTTTTGCAACTATAATTGAATCAGTTTTTTTAATACTGCCATCAATCAAAATAATATTTGCCGTATGGCCCAATCCAACTTCTTCGTTAACTTCAAGTACAATTCCCCTAGATTCTTTTTCTTTCTGATCTAATCTTTTTTGTAAATACTGTTGAGTCAATCCAACTAATACTGCAAGTAATTCAGGAATTCCAACACCTGATCTTGCAGAGATTGGAACAATTGCTATTTCAGATTTAAAATCTTTAACTCGGTAAAACGCTTCTGATTGATATCCTAAAATGGACAAAGTTCCCACTACATCGTAAATTTTTTGATCTAGATCTGTTTGGATAAAGGCATCTTGTTCTTTTATTGCCTGAGTGATAAATTTAGTATCGGACTTTCTCCATCCAGAAATTTGATCACATTTGTTTAGTGCAACAACAAATGGAACTTTTCTGCTTTGAAGAATTTTTAAACTTTCATTTGTTTGAGGTTGAAATCCTCGATTAACATCAACTACAAGTATAGCAATATCTGCAGCAGAGCCTCCTCTTGCCCTAAGATTTGTAAAAACCTCATGTCCAGGGGTATCAATTACCAAAATTCCTGGAACTTGATTTTCAGATTCTTGTAATTTTTTGTATAATGGGCCACATGTTTCTTTGATTGTTTCAGTTGGGAGAAAACTTGCACCAATATGTTGTGTGATGCCTCCTGCTTCTCTACCTTGAACGCCGGTTCCTCTAATTCTATCTAAGAGAGATGTTTTACCAGAGTCTACGTGACCAAGAACTACCACGATGGGTTGACGAATTTGCAATCAGATCACTCAAATGCTACCCTCGATTCGTGATCAAAACTTTCTTGTGAATCAGATGCATGAATGATATTGTCACTAAAGCCCAATCCAAAATCGCCTCGGATAGAACCAGGTGCAGCCTCAAATGATTTTGTAGCACCAATCATAATTCTAGTAGTTGCAATTGCATTATTACCTTCAATTATAGCTGCCACGACAGGTCCAGATGTGATAAATGATGTTAGTTCACCAAAAAATGGTTTATCCTTATGGACTCCATAGAAATTTTCAGCTTGTTTTTGTGTAAAAGTAAACATTTTCAATTTTAAAAGTTTGAAACCCTTTCTTTCAAATCTTGCAATGACTTCGCCAGTAAGTTTTCTAGCTACTGCGTCTGGTTTTACAATGAAAAGAGTTTGTTGAGTCAATTTTATTTCTTGTGTTGAATTCCGCCCTTGACGTATTTTTTGGTCCACTTTAATTTTCTTGGATCACGTTTCAATTCTAGTGCATTTTTCTTGCATTTAGCAGAACAAAACCACAAGACAGTTCCATCATTTTTTGCAAGCATTGTACCAGAACCTTTTGCAACAGGTCTTGCACAAAAACTGCATGGTTTAACTAAAAGACTCATCTATTTCACCTAATGAATTTTCTTTGCTTCTCGCTCAGTTTCTCTAAGCATTAGAATTTCTCCAATTCTAACAGAACCCTTTACATTTCTAGTAAGAATTCTACCTTTATCCTTACCAGAAAGAACTTTTACTCTAACTTGAATAACTTCGCCAGCAATACCAGTTCTACCAACAATTTGAATAATTTCAGATTGAGTTACGTCGTCAGTTGTAGTACTCATTTGCTAGTCTTTCCACCTTTAATTTTAGCAATTGCTGAGACAACCTGATCAACTATGTGTTGTGCATCACCAGCATCTAAAATTGCTGCAGCGGCAGAAGTAATGTCAATGCCCAAAGACTTTCCCAATTCTTGTTTGCTTGGAACAAATGCATATGCTGCACCCTGTTCTTCACATAGAATTGGAAGATGAGCAACTACCTCCGGTGGTTCAACATCTTCGGCAATAACGATAAGTTTGCTTGTTCCTCGTTCAATGGCCTTTGTGGCTTCATTGGTTCCTTTCTTGACTTTACCACTACTAGATGCAACTCTAACAGCCTCCAAGATTGGATTTACGAGTTCTTCAGGCGTCTCAAATTTTACATAATAAGCTTTACCCATACTATGTCACCCTTTAGGGATCATTCTCCATTCCAATCATGTCTCGGATTGGTTTTAAAAGTGTTGTCGGAAATGACGGACTTGGCTTTTTGTATGTATTTTGACATTAAAGTATCAAGTTTTTGTTGACTTTCAGCTTCTCCATATATTCTAATGATAGGTTCTGTTCCACTTGGTCGAATCATTACCCAATTTTTAGAGTCACTTGAAATTTTAATACCATCTGTAGTATCAGAGTTTGGAAATTCGTCTTTGAGAAATTTTATTAATTTTTGAGAATTATCATAAGAACATGAAATCTTATCTTTTGTAGTAAATGAAGGGGGAAGATCTAAGATTGTTTCGGAAAGTGATTTTTCAGAATTAGCCAAAAGTTCCAACATTAAAGCTAAAGTCATACAACCATCTCTTACTTGATTATGTTTTCCAAACATGAATCCACCATTTTCTTCAAAACCTATCAGTGCATTTGTTGGAACCATCTTTCGTGAAACCTCAACACTCCCAACTTTGGTTCGTATCACTTTTGAATTAAATTCATTTGCAACACGTTCAATGCTTGAACCAGAATTCAAACAAGTAACAACTAATGAATTTGGATTATTTTTTAAGATAAATTTTGTAAGAACAAGAGCAGATTTGTCACCTGTAAGTATTTCACCTTTATCATCACAAAAAATACTACGATCACCATCTCCATCAAATGCAATTCCGAGATCTGCTTTATTTTGTAGAACAATTTTAGAAAGTTCAGATAAATTTTGTGGTGTTGGCTCTGATCCACGTCCAGAAAAAAAGCCATCTATTTTTTCATTTATCAAAAATATTTCACATCCAATTGATTTACAAAATAAAGGAGCAGTTACTGCTTGTGCTCCATTTCCAAGATCTAAGACAACTTTGAGATTTTTTGATTTAATCTTTTTTGAATCTATCTGAGAAATGATTCCATTGATATACACATCAATTGTTCTATCCTCTTTTCCCGTAATTCCCCATTTTGGAGGATTTTTTATCCAATTTTTTTTAAGAAAAATATCTTCAATTATGAGTTCATCTTCACGAGAAATCTCTACTCCATCCTTTGCTGCAGGCTTGATTCCATTATACTGTGGTGGATTATGAGAAGCTGTGATCATAATTCCTCCAGAGTATCCAAGTGTTTTTACAGCATACTCAAGACAAGGTGTTGGAACAAGTCCTGCAACATTACAATCAAGTCCAGCATAATTTAATGCGGAACATACAACTTTAGAAATTATTTGACTAGATTCTCTTCCATCATATCCTACTAGTATTGGTCCTCTTTTGAAATATGTTGCAATTGCAAGTGTCATATCATGTACAAATTCTAATGTGAAATCTTCAGAAAAGACTCCTCGTATACCATTAGTTCCAAAAAATTTTGCCATAGTTCACTTCAATAATAGATAAATTTGTGTTTAATGGCATGTCCGATGCGGGAGTCGCCCAGCCTGGTCAAAGGCGTAGGGCTTAGGACCCTATCTCTTAGGAGTTCGTGGGTTCAAATCCCACCTCCCGCATTAGTGATACATTTCTGTGAATGATTAATAATGAGAAAATAGAGATCAAAAAAGTTATGAAAAAAACTGTGATTGGGATTACAGTAGTTGGAAAAGACAGAGAGGGCATAGTTGCCGCTTTTACTAATTTTGTATTTGAAAATGGTGGAAACATTGAAAAAATAAATCAAAACGTAATCAAAGGTCTTTTTGGAATGTATCTTGAAGCTTCCTTTACAAAGACAGTTGATGTAGAAAAATTTGATTCAGGAATCCAATTACTATCAAAAATAGAAAAGATGGATGTGAGTACGCACCATGAAACAAATGCAGAAAAAAACATTGCAATAATGGTTACCAAGGAGCCACTTTGTTTAGAAACTATACTTGATGCTGCCAAAAAGAAAACACTCAATGGAATTATATCAATAATAATAGGAACAGAAAAAACATTAGAACCAATAGCAAAGAAAGCAAAGATTCCATTTGTAGTACTAGAAGAGACAAATCAAGAAAAGGCTGAAGAAAAAATAATTGCAATTTGTAAGAAATATGAGATTGATTTGATTGTACTTGCAAGGTACATGAAAATTCTTAGTCCAAACTTTGTTTGGAGATATCCAAATAGAATAATCAATATTCATCCATCACTACTTCCCGCATTTCCAGGTGCTCTTGCATACGCCCAAGCATACGAAAGAGGAACAAAAATTGTCGGGGTAACATCTCATTATGTAACTGAAAATTTGGATCAAGGACCAATAATTTTTCAGGATTCTTTTAAAGTGGATCCAAACGATACTCTAGAGGAAATTAAAGCCAAAGGTCAAAAACTGGAAGCAGATACTTTACTTAAAGCAGTAAAGATGCACCTAGAAAACAAACTTGAAGTAAGATGGAGAAAAGTCCATGTCAAATCTAAGTGAATCAGATGACAGAAATTAGATCTCAGTATGATCCTATTTTAAGAAAAATAATTAAAAAGAAAAATCAGGTTGCAGTAATTCCAATAGGCTCAATAGAGCAACATGGACCTCACTTACCAATTTCCACTGATTCTGATATAGTCACAGAGGTGGCAAAACGATTATCAAAAAAGAAAGATTTTCTTCTTTTGCCCACAATAACATATGGAGTTTCATATGAACATGCTCCATTTTTTAATCTAAGTATCAAAGAATCAACACTTCGTTCAATTGTAATTGATTTATGCACATCACTTTTTGTAAATGATATCAAGACAATTTTTATTATTAATGGACATCATGGAAACCTAAAACCGCTAAAAAACATCGATAGGAAACTACAGCAGATATCAGGAAATAGACTAAGAGTTTTTTCATTATCGTATTGGCACTTTATGAAAAGAGAGTTTGATCATGCAGGATTTGTTGAGACTTCACTTATGTTGGCAGTATCAAATAATGTTAAGATGAAATTGGCAAAGAAGGGACTTGTAACAGACGGAATGAAACAACAACAAATCAAAAAATTAGGACAGTTAGCAGAAATATCATTTCCCAAAGTAACTAAAAATGGAATTTGGGGAGATCCAAGAAAAGCATCAAAAAAAGACGGTCAGATAATTTTAGATGAAATCATCAGAAATCTTGAAAAAAAGTGTCAAACTTGCCTTACTGGGCATAGTTTAAAGTTACACCAATGAAATTTTAATATAATCCCTCATTATCAAAGTCAATAAGTGATATAATGTCCGTTGATATGGCAGTAAAAGTATTGGATGAGAGTATCAATCAAATTGTATTGATAAAGCTCAAAGGCGGTAAAACCATTAGAGGTAACTTACTTGGTTTTGATCAGCACATGAACCTGCTACTTGACTCATCAGAAGAAATTCCTGTTGAGGGCAATTCAAAAAGCCTAGGCACCATCGTCGTCAGAGGAGATAATGTTGTAATGATATCTCCTCCACCAGCAACAAATTAGGTGATATGAGATGACGAGAGGCACAACTTCAATGGGTGGATTTACAAAGAAAAAAGTACACATAAGATGTAGAAGATGTGGAAACAATGCATTTCATAGACGTCACCACCAATGTGCAAGTTGCGGTTTTCCAGAGGCTAAACGCAGAAAGTACTCTTGGATTAAATGGTACACGTAGATGCAAGAGATTGCAATAATTCTTAGTTCATTAGCAGGTGTTGCTACGGCAGCTGCCGCAAGAAAAATGCCGAGAAATAAGACACAATTACTGAGTCTTGGTGCCAGTTCTCACATAAAAAGTCAAATCAATTCTTTAAAAATTGAAAAGGACATACTTACAAAAACCATTTCTAGATTATATCAGTCAGATTTAGAATTTCCAAAAATTCAGCGTGATAAATTATTATTAAAATATCAACATCAATTAGGAATTGTATTAGCTAGATTAGAAAAACTAGAAGACGCAAGTAACCACCCAGATTTGGGACCAGTAGGAGATGGATTGATAACATTGATGGATCAAAAGTTATCAAAACTCGATGATAGGCTTTATGAATTATCATCAAAGATTGCAAATGTAACAGTTCCAGAAAGCAAAAAAGAAGAGACACAAGAGACCAAGCAAGAAATTAAAACAAACAAAAAAGTGTTTGACTTTGAGAAACCAAAAGAGACAAAACTGGATCCCATTATAATTCCACAACCAAAATCAAGACAATCATTTGAACTAACTACATTAACAAGATTTTCTAACAAAGAGCCAGAATTTCCATTATTTAAAAAAGCAATTGAACCAAAAGAAGAGATAATTCAAGAGATTACTCAGCCAAAAAAAGAGATCAAAGTAGAAACAGAGCAGCCAAAGATACAAGAAAAAATCGAGATAATTCAAGAGATCAGTACAAAACCGGAAATAAAATTTGAAACAAAACCAGATATCAATAAAGAAGTTGCAAAAATAACTGAGCATAAAGCACTTCCAGAACCAAAGTCAAATCCAAATATTGTACTTGAAGATGATTTTGATGAAGATAATTCAGACGATTTAGATAAAATCAAAGGAGAAATTATGAAAGTTCTCTCCAAGATTGAGCAAGCAGAGGTAGAGTGATTGTCCTACGATGATGCCATAGAGGCATTGTCAACTGATGCATTAAAATTTGTAAAAGATGGTTTTGTCATTGGATTAGGAAGTGGCAGAGCTGCAACTTCATTTGTGAAATCACTTTCATCTTTTATTAAAATAAAAAATTACAGCATTAAAGCAGTTCCAACATCATTGCAGATAAAATTAATTGCTGAAAAAGGAGGCATTCCATTAGTTGAAGCTGATCATGTAGAATACATTGATGTTGTATTTGATGGTGCAGATCAAATTGACTCACAGAAATTTGTCATTAAAGGTGGTGGTGGAGCTCTGTTAAGAGAAAACATTTTGTTTAATCTTTCTAAAAAAGTAGTGGTTATGGCAGATAAATCAAAATTTGTGAAAAACTTTACAAGAGAAGTTCCAGTGGAGGTCCATCCTCTTGCAAGAAATTCTGTAATTGATGCAATCAGGAAATTAGGAGGAAATGCACAACTACGTTCACTTGATAGAGGATATCCATTTTTTACAGAAAATGGAAATATTATTCTAGATTGTAATTTTGGAACAATCAAAAATCCAAAATCACTCACACAAAAAATCAAGCAGATTACTGGAGTGATGGAATCAGGAATATTTCTCAGAAAACCAGATGTGATTTACAAAGCAAAGACTGGCGGTAAATTTGAGATTATTTAAAAAAGCAGGTTAAATTGAGATTCATTCATCATCTAGAATTAGCCATGATAATCCTCTAATTTCTTCCCATGAAAATTTTGATTCATTACTATTCTCTAACATATCAAAGTATAGTAAAAAGTAGTTTAAAAGATCCATGAATAATTTGTTCAGATCAATGATCCATTATTATCAGATTAATGAAATAGACTTGGGTCAAAGTGCCCAAGTCTAGGACGACAGTAGCCAACATACAAGCAAATGACTCCAGCACTGTATGAAAACCATAATAATTTTTCAAATTTTATTTAAAAGAATCACGTAGAAATTATCAGAATGATCTAAATACTAATTTGACATAATTAGTTTGATTGGAACTCTCACCAAACAACTTATCGTTGCTGGTCTTAAGATCCAATTCATTAAATTATTGAATAATGAGTAGTCCTTTCATCTCTGGATGAACGGTACAATGATAAGTGAATTGGCCTGATTTATCGGCCAAAAATGTAATGGATTGTGTATCAAAGTATCCAAGATCTTTAGAGTGTACATTAAATTCATCTATATTGAAATTGTGAAGAGATTTTTCCGAAGGTTTGTTTGTTATTTCATTAATTAGATGAATTGTAACAAGATTTCCTTTGGGAATTGTCCATGTGGGACTAGTCATTCCATTTTGTATCACTTGCTTTCCACCGCGACTAGATTGATGACTAAACACGTAATGTCCATCAGCTGATACTCCAGTTTTAATTAAAACATTCTCAGCTGCCATAAAGACTGGATAATCTAAATTTACAGGAATCATTGATTGATATGCATAATAGCCTCCGCCAGCAGATACAGCCACTATCACTCCAATTATAATTAGTGTAGTCATTGAAAATTTTGGTTTAGTTTTTGGATTTGATTTTAGTTTCTTTGCCATTCAAGAACTAGTTGGTTTGTCATTGTTTCCTTTTATTAAGATATGGACATTTTGTAAAAAAGATGTTTTATCGAATATGTCTTTTTACAAATTTTCCATGTCCCAGTCTTCCTATAACTTGAAAATCTTCCGCCACTATCTGACCTCTCACTATTGTTTTTACAGGCCAGCCCTTCAAAGACATGCCCTCATATACAATATAATCAGAAAAACTGCCAAACAATTCAGATGATACTTTTTGCTCTTTTTTCAAATCTATCATGGTGATATCAGCATCAGCATCTTTGTCTAAAGTACCTTTTCTAGGATGCATTCCAAATATCTTAGCAGCATTAGTACTTGTAAATCGAATGAGTTGTTCAAGAGTGATTCTATTTTTGTTTACTCCCTCGCTTAACAAAAGCGGTAAAGCAGTACCTATACCAGGAAAACCTGCCAAGGCACTCCAAACATCTGTTCCACCAAGTTTTAGTTTTAATTGATTTGCAACATGATCTGTTCCTATTGTATCAATTAAATTATTAGATAATGCATTCCATACGGCTGCATTATCTTGTGCTGTTCTGATTGGAGGCATTACTTTAGCTAGATATCCTTTTTGATTTTCATATGATATTGTAAGATAGTGAGGACATGTTTCAACAAAAATTTTACTTCCCAGATTTCGTTCTATTTTGATTTGTTCTAATGCTTTTTGAGAACCTATATGAACAAAGTAAATTGTGCATCCATAATCTCGTCCAAATTTAGAAATTGTTTTGATTGCCTTAGCTTCAAAATCAGGTGATCTACTTTCAGACCATGCAGGAAGACCATCACGTTTTTTCTCTTTAGCTGTTTTTATTCCAC is drawn from Candidatus Nitrosarchaeum limnium SFB1 and contains these coding sequences:
- a CDS encoding hypothetical protein (hypothetical protein Nmar_0219), yielding MQEIAIILSSLAGVATAAAARKMPRNKTQLLSLGASSHIKSQINSLKIEKDILTKTISRLYQSDLEFPKIQRDKLLLKYQHQLGIVLARLEKLEDASNHPDLGPVGDGLITLMDQKLSKLDDRLYELSSKIANVTVPESKKEETQETKQEIKTNKKVFDFEKPKETKLDPIIIPQPKSRQSFELTTLTRFSNKEPEFPLFKKAIEPKEEIIQEITQPKKEIKVETEQPKIQEKIEIIQEISTKPEIKFETKPDINKEVAKITEHKALPEPKSNPNIVLEDDFDEDNSDDLDKIKGEIMKVLSKIEQAEVE
- a CDS encoding dihydropyrimidinase yields the protein MTYDTVIINSHVILPQGMLDKNIIIDEGKIVGFTNDIPACDHKINGNGLISIPGPIDTHVHYGVYSPIDQAAKTESHAAAIGGITTMMRMLRLGNSFKTSLPEQLEAASKNHYVDYTIHASIFTPQQINEMPYCIEQGITSFKIYMNLGGDVGHVYMDMPPYSSTLSEATVDVNDKLVEEIVKTAASLGCPVLVHAEDYESCACGIKTAKEKKRDGLPAWSESRSPDFEAKAIKTISKFGRDYGCTIYFVHIGSQKALEQIKIERNLGSKIFVETCPHYLTISYENQKGYLAKVMPPIRTAQDNAAVWNALSNNLIDTIGTDHVANQLKLKLGGTDVWSALAGFPGIGTALPLLLSEGVNKNRITLEQLIRFTSTNAAKIFGMHPRKGTLDKDADADITMIDLKKEQKVSSELFGSFSDYIVYEGMSLKGWPVKTIVRGQIVAEDFQVIGRLGHGKFVKRHIR
- a CDS encoding like-Sm ribonucleoprotein core codes for the protein MSVDMAVKVLDESINQIVLIKLKGGKTIRGNLLGFDQHMNLLLDSSEEIPVEGNSKSLGTIVVRGDNVVMISPPPATN
- a CDS encoding ribose 5-phosphate isomerase — protein: MSYDDAIEALSTDALKFVKDGFVIGLGSGRAATSFVKSLSSFIKIKNYSIKAVPTSLQIKLIAEKGGIPLVEADHVEYIDVVFDGADQIDSQKFVIKGGGGALLRENILFNLSKKVVVMADKSKFVKNFTREVPVEVHPLARNSVIDAIRKLGGNAQLRSLDRGYPFFTENGNIILDCNFGTIKNPKSLTQKIKQITGVMESGIFLRKPDVIYKAKTGGKFEII
- a CDS encoding creatininase, whose translation is MTEIRSQYDPILRKIIKKKNQVAVIPIGSIEQHGPHLPISTDSDIVTEVAKRLSKKKDFLLLPTITYGVSYEHAPFFNLSIKESTLRSIVIDLCTSLFVNDIKTIFIINGHHGNLKPLKNIDRKLQQISGNRLRVFSLSYWHFMKREFDHAGFVETSLMLAVSNNVKMKLAKKGLVTDGMKQQQIKKLGQLAEISFPKVTKNGIWGDPRKASKKDGQIILDEIIRNLEKKCQTCLTGHSLKLHQ